agaaatatgccccatagaatgtgaatttaatgggtggtatgccccctcgagagatgggccgaaattttcaaaaaattgggtgatctctcaaaaaagaaggaaaattggcagggtggtagaagagaagaatttagcaatactggtgaaaaatagaagaaattggagataaaatgaagatATGGGAGGCTctagaagttcacggggaccacgacagtgagcggggtaaaattagggttacgacaAAGGGTATATATAGGGGAAAAGGAGTAAAAACAGGTTCATTTGCATTCGTCTCCATAGTGATttttgagctctgatagtgaccgtTTTGAAAGAGTAAGCAACAGTCAGGATGTCGGTATTGATAGAAGATCATCGGCTAGAGCAAGTTCATCGACTCCAATGGCTAGATGACTAcagaccagcggtatgtgaatttgaatttttgtttttcatgcattttttataggtttttaaacttgtccaagttgagtcaaaacaatagcgctaaaactgtgttttggtgTTGTTGTCAATTTAAGTAGCGCTATTGTGTCGCTATAATGCTATTACATAGTGGTTTTAGCACGTTTGCAAAgtgtagcgctattgtatagttaATTTACCGCTTTTGTATGTTTAGCGCTATTGAGCATGGCTTGTAGCACTTGTGTTTTTATGTGGCACTATTGTATAGTTGTTATAATGCTGTTGTTGGTTTAGTGCTATTGTGTAGTTGGTTTAGCGCGTTTGCCAGCATATTAGCACTATTATTTGCAGAGTAGCACTATTgtgaggaaaatagatgccccagtgtgttgAAAGAGAATCTCCTAATgtcaatgatggatgaatggagatGCGAGctattttgaaccatagcagccctgttgagacttaggttattaggataaatgtctattgtagtctaggtgtgtcatgattgcttacctattgagacctgaagatacttgatcaaagtatctattgatagtctaggtttaaaattaagaaagtttgaaacaaaacaactgatgatgatgatggttgatgcacgtgtgtaggaggaCCTTCGCATCTTATAGATGCGGGAGAGGCATCCAACCACACAGGTGTTGCGTGATCGATTGATAGAGGCCGAGGTTGATTGCATTGGAGCGACAGGCCTGtacgatgttatgtatatgcccatAATTCGGACGAATCACGatttgattacagcattggcagagcagtggcatagtgagacatgcacgtttcacttagtaaagggggagatgacagttacactggaggatgtatggtgcatcctacacattcccattcgaggagagATGGTGACGTATGAGCGAGCTTGGGGAGCAATAGCAGTGCacagattttttgatgaggatgtgttcattgatgatggctcagtagcatgggaggatatagctacTTTGTATGAGCCACTACCAACTGTTTTATCAGGGATTATTGGGGGACTGCTATGCCCAGATTGACAATCACATGGACTGGCCATTGGTTGGGGCTaggttatagagcagatgatgacagaggggaccttCTTTGCATGGAGACCGTGCATGCTATCGCATTTATATCGGGAGCCACATGAGGTAGTATACCCAAAGGTGAGCTCATTGAGAGTGGGGATCACTCTTCTTcatatttgggtgtgggagcacctTCCTGTGACTTGATCGATGAGTCTGAGATTTAGGGCAGTAGACcaaccctatgtatatatgtaggGCGATATGATGAGCCAACCCCACCTgaagaagttagagtggtggcagtggGCACTGGACGATTTAGATGTGATCTAGAGgtcgtatattgagtgtgagccctgggaggatgatgcagaggccttgtcgtatgtgtttatgacatgatacctcattggtaggacaacctacaatgtggagagacaggtacctggaagagtgttgagacagtttggacggaggCAGGGACTGCCAAGTGGTTctagagagtatgcacgggtggtccgagagaggttccagtgggggccagttttaccttatgatcaggctttGGTAGAGTTCCGCATGCTATAGGCGAGAACATGGCAAATGAGATCGGGTACGATAGATGTAGGGGTGTGAGATGAGTACACTTAGTATATTACGACACATCTGAATCCTCTGATATCAGATCTAGCAGAGCCTATTCCATCCTTCAAGGAGAGGAGACacagacggaggaggagaggaggtcatgtaggtggatgagggagaggggatggaggtggtggtggtgatggtgatggaggaggagggggaggatttggaggaggtggtgaattcagaggtggaggtgggggtggtggatgattacaacggagagggagaggtgggaagcCTTTGCggctatcacagggacctttgatgcagggatgCAGGGGAGGGACAAGCACCAATAGATATAGGGGAGGGATGCACTAGAGAGGGAtccactggagaggcacctatggatacaggggagggagctactggaggagATATGTGAGATCAAATGATATTAGTTTTGCAGATGcgactagaggatatggaggcggaggtggtagctagagatgtgctgctatttgcacgagagtcagagttgactgtgGTGCTACAGAAGAGAAATAGGGCCATTGACAGGGTGATCCAGTTATAGGAGAGAGTGCGGGCCTTGGAGGAAGTACAGGGACATGGGTCGTCAACTGATTCCCTGGCGAGAGAGTTGCGGAGAGTAGGTACAAAGGTTCATTACTGGCGGGGCTTGTATGAGCAAGAGGACCCATCTAGTTTGCGGGCACTGAGTTATTCACAAATGCGTCAAgagagatcagagcggtctcataGGATGCAGAGCAATgatggtgtgatgggtcctccgcGGTGAGGTAGTGCAGGTGGTGCATGGGGTAGTGGGgaagcaggtggtgatggtggtgcagcatatggtgagagtggcatctgagagaacATTTATGTATGTtatcatattgtcattttggactgtgtcttggatggctcttggtagccgatatgtttggacttcattgtactttgatacatgtatgtttttgtgatgatatgatatatgaggagatatATGAGAAGATCTCATATTTTTATGATGATactgatatgcatgttgatgatatgtatggttttatgcaggatgatgatctatgatgtatgcttagatggatatttctacttgctatatgtatgtgttttatgagaTGATGTatttatgatgtctatatgcatgttttatgaatatggtgctaacatgtggatgcaggttttatatgtatgcatgatgtgttggtgaaatgctttatgtatgtatgaaataccatgatgatgatgtatgcataatgaaatgatactaatgatgtTAATGATAGTACTTTGTATTTTATGTTGATGAGGtaatgagatgatgatatgcagtgatGATTGATGTAATGTATGAATGATTTATGtgaatgcatctagatggttaaaatgaatgcaatatggataaacaaatgtaaagtacaaatgtttatatgatgatatctaaatgaatgtatatgaaaaatgtataaaccaatgttgagacaaatggttttgttaTGATTTGATAAAATATGACTAAGCGAAatgataatgtttttgattaaagtaAAAGCAAggtttgaaggggccctgaaaccctttacaaatggaccttacaagataaaagtattaagaaacaagaaggaacaaacatTATGAAAACCAGCAAAATAACTAGAAAAAACCAGCTAAAAGTcccaaaaaacaagcaaaaaaccAGCCAGACCCGACAAAAGAaactaatttatattttttagggcattagccaagttattgctaatcccatacaggtctttgatattatccctaagattagagatatccttagcagaagcagtAGCAACTTTCTTAACACTCGCTCTAGTTCTCTTTGCTGCTCCACCAGGTGTAGCTTCCCCACTTCCAATctcgattgcatcttcatccatgtcgagGTCCACCATCAGTTTGGGAGAGCTAGAATTAACGAGGACCTTTgaaatatcctctaggttctttgtaacagCAGACACAATATTTGGGATAATACCCAGCAAGTTTTTCatcgccactttcccttcttccagatagtcaatctgagctgccatttttttaactttttcctccatgtcctgcttccattgcttctaattcctatcatcttccttccttttctcatccatttgtttcccatttttttccaggttcttcaatagttcatatgcccatctgtcataacccaatctagcctcagtgagttttttaaggttatccaggaataacccttctccagcgcTTTCCTTATTCTCACTTAGACTATCCTTAGCCGTATCCTTTTTgggttccttgttcttctccctctcagaattcaaATCTTTTCCCTCATTATCCTTGTCATCCAAATCCACCATAGATTAGCTGTTGTCGTTGCCTAAGCTAGCACTATGAATTGGGCTATCATTGTCGGACTCGTTCTCACCTTCTTCATCCTCTacacccacatcctcatctttctAATTGtcctcaccctttgactcatccatttccatttcactgccctcttttccaatttcctctGTGTCATTCTTTTCATCATGGGCTTTCATCCCAAAGGCACTCTTGCTTTTTTTTCTAGAAGTAGCCTCCTCCTTGTTGGGTTCACCTTCCTccagctttctcttgcctttccctggagaagtggataacctcttgttttcctacATGGCAAGGATTttatagtgctcataaatgagcaacagGAGCCCACAATGGAGCACCGGATTCGAGagattcttgttgtgtttattgagagacctagaAAGGGACCTAAAGAGATAGTAGGGTAGGGatacccttttctcatgcctgaagtggtttaataaaaacaaagtgataagtgtgggcctGGAAAAGCGGCCCTCAACAGTTAtgtattccattatggcattcaaaacccagccccaaattttcttgatattggatgcttcataataaccccctgtggcttttccaattttagccctctccttttccttacgcGGGAAAAGATTTACCGCATTATTGGAAAcattaagatctctaaaaaaattgagctctgagtggggcatacctatcACAGTCACGATGAGGCCTgcgtccaatttgaacctcacaccatagattttaaaggacccattactccaattttcaaaaattttggagactacgagattaaccctacctttgtcgtaatcaaccagcttctccataaaaCTCGTTAGGGATCCTTTTTCTAGCTTCCCCCAAGCTTTTGACATATCCTTCCATCTGGATgtgttgtctggttcctccctccttaaatcacctcccatattcaatttcagacattcacctctgttcttctgcaaactcaaaactttcttcccgttgtctctcaaaattttgaaaaagatgacccaaaaagtgtgcaaagtgatattatatttgattgggattctgccactttgccaagtaatcattacctttctatCAATGCATAAATTACTCAAATCAactatcatgattatgcggtccttctttcCCCGTAAATCTATCCTTTATGAGGAGCTCTTTAATACACATATTAAtgtcttccccatgccaaattgtTTGAGATTCAGAGTTAACACCTAGGTTCACCAGACAGtctgccaccatatttttctctctaaaggcatgttttattattattactttaaaactagcaataatttccctagctttcaaaatAATATTTTCAGTGGACCATGATGGCTCAgtttcccccttcaaacacttaataatgttaagtgagtctccctcaagccataatttatcacgatttaggttcttagcaataatTAGAGTATTCAGCTCAgctgaggcttcaacaaaatgactGGTTTGACTCCCCAAATGACCAACAAccgccactaggcaacttccagcaaaattcctgacaatgcccccataaccagctttacccggattccccttagaagccccatcaaagtgggcctttatccatccctgagGTGGAAAACATTGAGCAAGACCTTCtctacccttctccttactagatCTGGTAGTGGAAAGGGTCCACCTGTCATTGAAGCCTTCTTTAGCAACTGGTCCATCATCAATACCATTGATGTATTCAAAGATACTcttgtaaattttatccaccaccacttcaaggttggcacttttatccctaaaaatcctgttgttgcgctctttccagatattccagataacattagggaaggtaagtttccaaagctccacaatCTTTGGGTTGGAATTAGGGCAGTGCCATTGCTGCCAGGATTCCCCTAGAGAGTTCAAAaaaacccaactcaacttccacctacttaaaataattttccaaatttcttgGCTGAAAGTACATTGATGGAGAGTATGGCAAGcagactcttcttccctgcaacaaagagaacacctattagaaaaaataaatcctcacttttgaaggttgtccagagttaatactttgttttggataaagatccaaaaaaagatattaactttatgaactaacttcttattccaaactttagcccaaataggaatttatTCCACAACTTTATTTTGGATAGCCACAGCCAAGAACACAGAATACTTCCCATCCGAGGTTTCCCTCCATATAAAACTATCCTCTTTATTGTCTCTCAGAATTTTAGAGGAAAGcacaatctcaagaaactttaacccCAGACACTgctagctaaaatcaatccatttcccatttctccagtaatctctgaccaaacccccatacctacttttgaaccaatctttccaatcataaaggattggaatttcctccagaggtttatccataatccatctgtcttcccaaaataTTATACTTCTTCCATTCCCCAGATTCCACATTCTTCCAGCTGCAACCCAACTTTTAGCCGATTAAACTGCATTCCATATtgcagaaccttcaacaataaatgATTTATCTAAAAGCTCTTCCTCTGAAGGTTGCATGTGAAGATATTTATTTCtccagattaaattccactctctttcctcccctttcattctccaaatttgtttggctaataaggcattattcatagagcttatattccttaaacccaaaccCCCCAAGGCCTTAGGAGAGcagattttattccaggcaataaggggaattctattcttgacttccactcccgaccaaagaatttttttttggattctttcaattgcttctgcaaactttctagggattttaaacaaactgagggcataaacaggcaAGTTTTGGAGGGTGGCTTTGAGCAGCGTAAccttgcccgcttgactaaggattgcccctttccaacctaccaatttggagttgaatctgtcaaccaacttaatccaaaaattatctgcaggcttaatacaaaggggaagccccaaataagtagagggaagcttagctattttacaaccaagaattctttcaatccttaattgtctttgaacaggggtattgataaagaacaaagagctcttatcccaattaattttttgactagaagtagattcataaatattcataacattcttcatatttttagcttccctaatggtagcttcccccatagtgatttgagtcatcaacaaactattcatgagtacaagtaaaattggaggaagaaggtttcagtcctttgagattgccttcttccacatttttaaaaataaatctaccaaactttcagctaaaataataaacaagattggggagatgggatccccctgtctaagacctctagtgcttttgaagaaacttgatggggatccattgacaataacagtgGAAGAGaaagtttccatcaattgagagcaaagctgaataaatttttctccaaatccaaaggatttcataatccttaagagaaactgccagttcactctatcataagcttcaGCCATATCTAAATTACGAAAAAAACCCTGATTATTAGCTGTcattagagaatgaatattttcgtgaactgaaataatggaatccaaaatctatcaaccggggacaaaaccattttgctgggcAGAGATAATTTTGGTAAGAATATCCAACAGTCTAGAGGTTagaaccttagacaaaatcttgtaaacagagttgcagagactaataggtctaaGCTTATTAAGAGAATCAACTCCAGAGATCTTCaaaattaggacaatgaaggtcgcatttagttcttttagaagccttctagaaccaaagaattctttaactcctttacagatatcagtctccacaatatgccaaaaagattggaaaaaaaacataggaaaaccatccggtccaggagacttatctccctgaaaagagaacaccgcctttttgatttcctgactaGAAGGAATTCGGGACAAATGTTTATTGTCTTCCTCAGTCAAGGTAGAAGGAATATCTTGCAATAGGAGGTTTTGGTTACTAGCGTCTAGGTTATTCACTTCTCCCAGAAGGGTGCTAAAATAGtccagagcttcctttcttatATCATTATCCTCCATTAAAATCCCTCTATTACAGGATAACCTGGATATCCTGTTAACCGCCctgtgcttaagagcagttaagtgaaaaaaccgggtatttttatcaccttccttcaagtacaaggctcttgatctttgtctccagaaagtctcttcattagaaataatggtgtggtatttagacaacagaCCATTTTCCACAGACCTCAACTCTTTAGAAAGcccatcctcttggattttatcttgaacttcttttatttcagttttaatttgaattttactcttgaagatatccccaaagatctctttgttccaaattttgattttagcctttataatattgagctttttagctattttAAATAGAGTCATTCCCTCAACCTCAGAACTCCACCAATCTGCAACacaagcttccagagaaggattggataaccacactttttcaaatctaaaagggaaatttctcttagcagaaaaagaattggcagtgaaagaaatagggtaatgatcagaaccaatcttgataacagacaccaaagaacaactatactttgataaccactcaggagaaattaaggttctgtctaacttaacttgaataagatcaactcctgttcttctattagtccaggtatagttaatcccttggagatccacatccataagagcttgatcattaatgaaatccataagatcttgttcaccatcaagctgcaagggaaggcctcccatcttctcttcctcctttagCGGAGTATTGAAATCTACCATTATTATCCAACTTTTATCATCAAAATTAAGTCTGTCTTCAGCAaagcttctccaatatttagctctcccagttttggtattaGACGCATAGACATTGGTTAaaacccagacaaagttatccttgatatgctcaagctgcaCAGAGTTCCTATTAAATTCAGaaataatttccttacctttaatagttttttggttccaaaaaatagTTGTTCCTCCAGAGGCTCCCTCTAAACTagatcctataactccattatttttaaatattctaatcctttccactttatccttacacatcttagtttcctgaacaaggaccacatccattttatgatctcttataatattacgtaacacatccttcttatgaggggcattcaaatATTAtaggaaattatcttcatactttaaccaggGATAGGGCTGACTTGATGGAACTCTGTGTTCCAACAacatggttcttccaactttcctgttccctctgatgttttagagaaggtctcccctgctttttgttttggcttccaacatctgcctttttcttgttcttgcttctagttgggatacctccattgggtccctcctaattcaattttccctctttcgtaccaagaatcctaagatttccttccTTCCAGGACTTCCATTTCCGCACTATGTGATGGAGTTTTGCATTGACATgactttgggcttccattggttaatagcAATAGAGGCTCAAGATCAGAAATGTTAAAATCCTGCGCTTCATTGAAGTCTTCCTCACTTGCTTTTGTATGAGATGATGCAGACACATCGTCATTGGGACTTTCCTCTACTTTCTCCTGACTAACTGGCCCTACCTCCTGGTCCTCTGAATCATTTTTATTATTTACCTCTATTCTTTGCTCATCTTCTTTagtactttctatttgattattagaacAGACACAAGCAGGTTTTTCATTATTACTGTTCTCATccttcttcacctccttttctGTCTCAATCACTTCCTTATCTGGATCACACTCTACTGATGGGTCTCCATTATTCTCTTTTGTTTGCCATTTCTGCTTCACACTGCTATCATTCTTGTTGTTCTTACCCTTCTTaagcggacaagattttgcccaatggccCAATTTTTTGCAATGAAAGCAAGCAAACAGGAGCGACTCATATTCAatcgcttgggtccatttccctaatttagatataatctcaatatATTGGGGCAtgtccatcatttgattaacatttacataGATGTGAGCAAAAAATAACCTTGATTTAGTTGCAGTCATTGGGTCGATCGAGAGAAGTTCTCAAAAAGAACTCGCTATccccttaaagacttcctcattccagaattcTAGCGGAAGGCCCGGGAGGCACGTCCACACAGGCGTCGACATAAAAAATGACTCATCAAGAGAAAGGTTTGGAGCCCATTTCTgtagagccaaagttgacttgccgaacatccatggaccttcgcatagagccttattcatatcttcttcagagttaaaacaaaaggaaaaaaaaaccctAGGCAAcgccgccacatccacttgacccttgagaacccatttcctccttataaaattcctaacaacatcaatgttatgCCTAAAACCAGAGAATTGTCTGACTAATGTCACAGCTAAACCAGAGACAGTAAGATCTACCAGCTTATCCAGAACAGAAATAGCAACAACCCCTGTAACTAGATCGGAAATATTTTTAACTTTCGGTAGCCTTGTTTTTACTAGTGGCTTCACTCCAAAAAGCGAAaaccattttttttccttacctctatcgtgtgggtccccagttttggaatctttTTCTTTCACCAATTTGACTATCTCCTTGTCCTCTTATGTACCTTGTGATGCCTGGAAGCCTATTTGATTGCCAGTTCCACCCCCAAAAAGACTGCCTGATGAGGAGGTATAGAGgaaggttagtcttctttgagtttggtgggcttttgttctcaatgttcttcccaaatcaatccctaggcacaaatgggattcttctaaacctttctcctatctcctcctctctattcaacactgcttgcaccctattgtattggacatcactcctccttaccttccatactaaggcattcaagtctgaaatgaggtcctcttgagtgtcaccaaaaatgaacaagtttggttgtccaactggctgaatctcctctcttcccggaatgggcaactgttggagaaccatggtttacctaatcttgtttgcacctttaaggatttcaatcatattaatgtgttgactgagcatctaaacaggtctgcaaagtatgatgactgtcctttacccttcaatagtgaaaatatccaaattggatgcaaagaacgttggtttactcaaggcaacttctaggttcaagtggtcattttgatcaaatgacttaattcAATGCTgtggagcttgtagtagggtgtctcaagtCTTAactgatcaattttgatgatttgaaacaatcatttacttctccttccttaccgatttcatgaaattgtcaaatttgctccaaaaaggctactagaattagccctagtttttagtgaaatttgttcaccctgctcaatctgctaaacttcatggaaaacccttggataTGTGGTCATTTTAtgatgaaagctcaaggatttttgctatggcaagtactgtatgaactgttttagtgctgtcccacaaaataggcacttttcaagggtttttgaaagttttagtgagggtttgcaatttaccagttttcttcatgatactaggccaacttaaatgcttcaatccttgctttaacatatgccaaacacctccaaagattcaaaacttattttctaatattgtcattatatcaaacaagtgccacattgctgcccttacacagaaaaatAGTCTAAAGGACTGGGACAACAACTTTTCAAAGTTCTACATGCATTTCCAACATTGGTTAAGCAAAAACAATGAAGATTTAACAAATATAGAAGcaaaaatgccttgttagaagttgTAACACCCTGCAATACAAATTAGGAAAGGTTTTCTTAGGACTGTTTGCTCATACACCCGCCTTcactgtttttattttttttacagtcTTAAAACTGTGACAACTTTCTTTCTATGTTTTGACCTGCTTCTTCAATCTGTTCATGGCCTGCAAACATGTGTTAATGGCAAGATATAATAATGCCTATAACCTCTCCAAAGAGCTTGTAAGTTTGAACACTCAAAAGGATGCCACAAAGTATGACAATATTATATGACTGTGACAAAGAGTACACTGTTCttggatccttatttaggtcctttacaatcaaattgtGTAACTTGTCAACTTAACATTGGAACCACTTGCAAATACATTTCCATGATGCATAGAAAAGGGATCCATCATTCCACACTATCCATttgggaggttggcaatgaggttttatccaTGAAACAATGATACACTAtttttacaatctgattacacctttgcttcttgtaaccaaccaagtcatgagagagacaaggatggtaaagcaCAATGCTGTCTCTTGCCAACTTGtttctt
This genomic stretch from Cryptomeria japonica chromosome 8, Sugi_1.0, whole genome shotgun sequence harbors:
- the LOC131048780 gene encoding uncharacterized protein LOC131048780; the protein is MTATKSRLFFAHIYVNVNQMMDMPQYIEIISKLGKWTQAIEYESLLFACFHCKKLGHWAKSCPLKKGKNNKNDSSVKQKWQTKENNGDPSVECDPDKEVIETEKEVKKDENSNNEKPACVCSNNQIESTKEDEQRIEVNNKNDSEDQEVGPVSQEKVEESPNDDVSASSHTKASEEDFNEAQDFNISDLEPLLLLTNGSPKSCQCKTPSHSAEMEVLEGRKS